In Aegilops tauschii subsp. strangulata cultivar AL8/78 chromosome 3, Aet v6.0, whole genome shotgun sequence, one genomic interval encodes:
- the LOC123497782 gene encoding E3 ubiquitin-protein ligase SINA-like 10: MQGAAVDGRSRALPDKADTSSKKARQDLPDGHMKQEAAGGGDGGAIVMAAYNPRAELAVRIDKQVLHCPLCTLPFKPPVFQCKAGHPACGGCVAQLPFGQCMACVDSGGFFDPCPALDAVVSSTRIGCPNAGCQWYVTYHEVAEHQKACPHAPCHCTEPGCGYVGAPQALAGHINTVHSAPLRAVQYGKVSQLQLPVSTPRLVLLGDDNRVFLLTVGALGAGAAVVSVVCARARAATRPRFTCKMWVNLGPPPAAAANCGKEDMVLVDMHIRSSSSPGAVAAADEPTFLPVPRMYLVPAAARDGTSMEVPLHIRIDKLSPLSDALV, from the exons ATGcaaggcgccgccgtcgatgGGAGGAGCAGGGCTTTGCCGGACAAGGCCGACACGAGCTCCAAGAAGGCGCGGCAGGACCTGCCCGACGGCCACATGAAGCAAGAGGCGGCCGGTGGAGGAGACGGAGGCGCCATCGTCATGGCGGCGTACAACCCGCGAGCGGAGCTCGCCGTGAGGATCGACAAGCAAGTGCTCCACTGCCCCCTCTGCACCCTCCCCTTCAAGCCCCCCGTCTTCCAG TGCAAAGCGGGGCACCCGGCCTGCGGCGGCTGCGTGGCCCAGCTGCCCTTCGGGCAGTGCATGGCGTGCGTGGACAGTGGTGGCTTCTTCGACCCCTGCCCTGCGCTGGACGCCGTGGTGTCCTCCACCAGGATCGGGTGCCCCAACGCCGGCTGCCAGTGGTACGTGACCTACCACGAGGTCGCCGAGCACCAGAAAGCATGCCCGCACGCGCCCTGCCACTGCACGGAGCCCGGCTGCGGCTATGTCGGCGCACCACAGGCGCTCGCCGGCCACATCAACACCGTCCACTCGGCGCCGTTGCGTGCCGTGCAGTACGGCAAGGTCAGCCAGCTCCAGCTGCCGGTGTCGACCCCGCGGCTGGTGCTCCTCGGTGACGACAACCGCGTGTTCCTCCTGACCGTGGGCGCTCTCGGCGCCGGTGCGGCCGTCGTGTCCGTGGTGTGCGCCAGGGCTAGGGCGGCGACGCGGCCCCGGTTCACGTGCAAGATGTGGGTCAACCTGGGGCCgcccccggcggcggcggcgaactgCGGCAAGGAGGACATGGTGCTGGTGGACATGCACATCAGGAGCAGCTCGTCGCCCGGCGCGGTGGCCGCCGCGGACGAGCCAACGTTCCTGCCGGTGCCGCGGATGTACCTGGTTCCAGCAGCAGCAAGGGACGGGACGTCCATGGAAGTTCCCCTGCACATCCGCATCGACAAGCTCTCCCCTTTGTCCGACGCATTGGTTTGA